The following proteins are co-located in the Malus sylvestris chromosome 13, drMalSylv7.2, whole genome shotgun sequence genome:
- the LOC126597429 gene encoding uncharacterized protein LOC126597429: MGYEPRRKMETKGVSALGGDQEFLFNRNLSRNSSSSLGCSSRVYYCRSTEGVPFNWEMQPGTPRNPPKEEVIPPISPPPAVLSLGLPKPCIDQHPRSNKPPTSPLHRLKFWTKKSKKNKQRKNNFQHNVNVVGESDKFDKVEFCSSDSEFMASSTSPRNSSSSFSSSFSFSKGQCASLRSTPARDLFTSSSHFSCSPWKFS; encoded by the coding sequence ATGGGTTATGAACCTAGAAGGAAAATGGAAACGAAGGGAGTTTCGGCGCTTGGAGGGGATCAAGAGTTTTTGTTCAACAGAAACCTCTCAAGAAACTCCTCATCCTCATTGGGTTGCTCTTCTAGGGTTTATTACTGTAGGAGCACTGAAGGGGTTCCATTTAACTGGGAAATGCAGCCAGGAACACCGCGGAACCCTCCGAAAGAAGAAGTGATTCCACCGATAAGTCCTCCCCCGGCTGTGCTCAGCTTAGGGCTACCCAAACCCTGCATTGATCAACATCCTCGTAGTAATAAGCCTCCAACAAGCCCTCTGCATAGGCTCaagttttggacaaaaaaaagtaagaaaaataaacaacgTAAGAATaattttcaacacaacgttAATGTTGTTGGTGAGTCAGATAAGTTTGATAAGGTCGAGTTTTGCAGCTCTGACTCTGAGTTCATGGCATCATCAACTTCGCCTCGGAACTCAAGCTCTTCATTTTCATCCTCGTTTTCCTTTTCGAAAGGGCAGTGCGCGAGTTTAAGGAGTACTCCGGCAAGGGATTTGTTCACTAGTTCTAGTCATTTCAGCTGCAGTCCTTGGAAATTTAGCTAG